Below is a genomic region from Actinomadura sp. NAK00032.
GCGGGCGTGGCCGGCGGACAGGACGCCGGCGGCCACCCGGCGCTGGACGGCGGGCGGCAGGTTCAGCAGCCGCAGCGTGTTGGTGATGTGCGGGCGCGACCGGCCGATGCGGGTGGCGAGTTGCTCGTGGGTGGCGCCGAAGTCCTGCAGCAGCTGCTGGTAGGCGGCGGCCTCCTCCAGCGGGTTGAGCTGCTGGCGGTGGAGGTTCTCCATGAGCGCGTCACGGAGCAGGTCGTTGTCGCCGGTGTCGCGGACGATCGCCGGGATGACGTCCAGTCCGGCCATCTTGGACGCCCGCCACCGGCGCTCGCCCATGATCAGTTCGTAGTCGTGATCGCCCGACGCGGACTTGCGGACGACGATCGGCTGCAGCAGCCCCACGATGCCGATCGACTCGGCGAGTTCCTGCAGCGCCTGCTCGTCGAAGTGATCGCGCGGCTGCCGCGGGTTGACGGTGATGGATCCGACCGGCAGCTCCGCGAAATGCGCGCCGGCGACCGGTTCGAGCCCGGGGGCCGCGGCGCCGTTCGAAGCGGCGGGGCCACCGGGGAAGCCGGGCTCGCCCGCGTTCCCCGGCTCGTCCGGCGTCGGCGGGGGCGGGGCGGTGGGAATGAGGGCGCCGAGCCCCTTGCCCAGACCGCGTCGCTGCTGGCTCACTGGACAGCTCCTCCGTGGGCCATCTCCGAGGCGGCCTCGCTGTAGGCGAGCGCGCCACTCGAACCGGGGTCGTAGGTCATGACGGACTGCCCGTAGCTCGGCGCCTCCGATACCCGGACGCTGCGGGGGATCACCGTGTTGAGG
It encodes:
- a CDS encoding ParB/RepB/Spo0J family partition protein, with product MSQQRRGLGKGLGALIPTAPPPPTPDEPGNAGEPGFPGGPAASNGAAAPGLEPVAGAHFAELPVGSITVNPRQPRDHFDEQALQELAESIGIVGLLQPIVVRKSASGDHDYELIMGERRWRASKMAGLDVIPAIVRDTGDNDLLRDALMENLHRQQLNPLEEAAAYQQLLQDFGATHEQLATRIGRSRPHITNTLRLLNLPPAVQRRVAAGVLSAGHARALLSLDSIEAQEHLAQRIVQEGLSVRALEEMIALREVDDEPKAPRQGRRKKPVAPGLRELADRLSDRYETKVRVDMGRNKGKIVVEFATLEDLDRIIKSMAPEDDDLPGN